Proteins encoded within one genomic window of Gordonia crocea:
- a CDS encoding MCE family protein, whose product MTRLVKTQLIVFAIVGILAMVYVGVNYARLPRLAGLAEFPITVQLPDSGGLFANAEVTYQGVPVGRVQSMTLTENGVDANIRIRRGAPKIPQSAAAVVASRSAIGEQYLDLRPKTAGGPYMTSGSVVKRDDVTLPQPLEDVVNTALDFAESVPVDDLRTIVEELGKAFNGQGENLTKLVTSLNTLSKAGYDSLGDTIELLAHSSRVLATQAEQSDAILAWSKNLDVVTATLASADPDVRRLLTTGQTSATALSNLLQKQGADITTVVKDLGSVAKTAIAPTGWSTNALLAMVSALSAGSHSPAPGDGQIHFGVVLEMNNPAACTQGYESTQQMIAAIKRKNPTFDINYDDFPLNLNARCTVPQGSPTSVRGAARATLANPNIPQPWDNKPKKDPDRLDLNPLAWQLAWLLGVHPTKK is encoded by the coding sequence ATGACGCGCTTGGTGAAGACTCAGTTGATCGTGTTCGCGATCGTCGGCATCCTCGCGATGGTCTACGTCGGCGTGAACTATGCGCGTCTGCCGCGATTGGCCGGACTCGCGGAGTTCCCGATTACGGTGCAGCTGCCCGATTCGGGCGGCCTGTTCGCCAACGCCGAGGTCACCTACCAGGGTGTACCGGTGGGACGCGTGCAGTCGATGACGCTGACCGAGAACGGCGTCGACGCGAATATCCGCATCCGCCGCGGCGCCCCGAAGATCCCGCAGTCCGCGGCCGCCGTCGTGGCCTCGCGCTCGGCGATCGGTGAGCAGTACCTCGACCTGCGCCCGAAGACGGCCGGCGGTCCCTACATGACCTCCGGGTCGGTCGTGAAGCGCGACGATGTCACGCTGCCGCAGCCGCTCGAGGACGTGGTGAACACGGCGCTGGATTTCGCCGAGTCGGTTCCGGTGGATGATCTGCGCACGATCGTGGAGGAGTTGGGCAAGGCGTTCAACGGTCAGGGGGAGAACCTGACGAAGTTGGTGACGTCGTTGAACACGTTGTCCAAGGCGGGCTATGACTCGTTGGGCGACACGATCGAGTTGTTGGCGCATTCGTCGCGGGTGTTGGCGACGCAGGCCGAACAGTCGGATGCGATTTTGGCGTGGTCGAAGAATCTGGATGTGGTGACGGCGACGTTGGCGTCGGCTGATCCGGATGTGCGCCGGTTGTTGACGACGGGGCAGACCTCGGCGACGGCGTTGTCGAATCTGTTGCAGAAGCAGGGTGCCGACATCACCACGGTGGTCAAGGATCTGGGGTCGGTGGCCAAGACGGCGATCGCGCCGACCGGCTGGTCGACCAATGCCCTGTTGGCGATGGTCTCCGCGCTCTCGGCCGGATCGCATTCCCCGGCTCCCGGTGACGGGCAGATCCACTTCGGTGTGGTGTTGGAGATGAACAACCCGGCGGCGTGTACGCAGGGGTATGAGTCGACGCAGCAGATGATCGCGGCGATCAAGCGCAAGAATCCGACGTTCGACATCAACTATGACGATTTCCCGTTGAACCTGAACGCGCGGTGCACGGTGCCGCAGGGGTCGCCGACGAGCGTGCGCGGTGCGGCACGCGCTACCCTGGCGAATCCGAACATCCCGCAGCCGTGGGACAACAAGCCGAAGAAGGATCCGGACCGTCTGGATCTGAACCCGCTGGCCTGGCAGCTGGCATGGTTGCTCGGCGTGCACCCGACAAAGAAGTAA
- the rpoB gene encoding DNA-directed RNA polymerase subunit beta: MAPNRQSTSTTSIPGAPQRASFAKISEPLEVPGLLDVQLDSFQWLIGSDKWREEALARGEENPAGGLESILHELSPIEDFSGSMSLSFSEPHFEDVKASIAECKDKDMTYAAPLFVTAEFINNNTGEIKSQTVFMGDFPIMTDKGSFVINGTERVVVSQLVRSPGVYYDSSIDKATEKTLHAVKVIPGRGAWLEFDIDKRDTVGVRIDRKRRQPVTVLLKALGLTADEIRERFGFSEIMMSTLEKDPTSNSDEALLEVYRKLRPGEPPTKESAEALLENLFFKEKRYDLARVGRYKINKKLGLTDNPMNGPATLTTDDIVAIVEYLVRLHDADPHTTPLAKVAGPDSLEVPIEVDDIDHFGNRRIRTVGELIQNQIRVGLSRMERVVRERMTTQDVEAITPQTLINIRPVVAAIKEFFGTSQLSQFMDQNNPLAGLGHKRRLNALGPGGLSRERAGLEVRDVHPSHYGRMCPIETPEGPNIGLIGNLAVFARVNPFGFIETPYRKVVDGRVTDEIEYMTADEEDRFLIGQANTNYDENGRITDERVLVRVKGAEVEYVPAASVEYIDVSPRQMVSVATAMIPFLEHDDANRALMGANMQRQAVPLVKSEAPLVGTGMELRAAVDGGDVIVSTRTGVVEEVSADYITVMDDDGTRESYQLRKFERSNHGTCANQRPIVDEGQRVEAGQVLADGPCTDDGEMALGKNLLVAIMPWEGHNYEDAIILSQRLVEEDTLTSIHIEEHEIDARDTKLGAEEITRDIPNVSDEVLADLDERGIVRIGAEVRDGDVLVGKVTPKGETELTPEERLLRAIFGEKAREVRDTSLKVPHGETGKVIGVRVFSRDDDDDLPPGVNELVRVYVAQKRKISDGDKLAGRHGNKGVIGKILPAEDMPFLPDGTPVDIILNTHGVPRRMNIGQILETHLGWIAKAGWNIDVAAGVPDWASKLPEEMYSAEPDTLTATPVFDGAQEEELTGLLASTLPNRDGDVMVNGDGKAMLFDGRSGEPFPYPVAVGYMYIIKLHHLVDDKIHARSTGPYSMITQQPLGGKAQFGGQRFGEMECWAMQAYGAAYTLQELLTIKSDDVVGRVKVYEAIVKGENIPEPGIPESFKVLLKELQSLCLNVEVLSSDGAAITMADNDDEDLERAAANLGINLSRNESASIDDLAN, from the coding sequence TTGGCACCCAACCGCCAGTCCACCTCAACCACTTCGATCCCCGGCGCACCGCAGCGCGCCTCTTTTGCAAAGATTTCCGAGCCGCTGGAAGTCCCCGGTCTGCTCGACGTCCAGCTGGATTCGTTCCAGTGGCTCATCGGTTCCGACAAGTGGCGCGAGGAGGCCCTCGCCCGCGGCGAGGAGAACCCCGCCGGCGGTCTGGAATCCATCCTGCACGAGCTGTCCCCGATCGAGGACTTCTCCGGCTCGATGTCCCTCTCGTTCTCCGAGCCCCACTTCGAGGACGTCAAGGCGAGCATCGCCGAGTGCAAAGACAAGGACATGACCTACGCGGCGCCGTTGTTCGTCACCGCGGAGTTCATCAACAACAACACCGGTGAGATCAAGTCGCAGACGGTGTTCATGGGCGACTTCCCGATCATGACCGACAAGGGCAGCTTCGTCATCAACGGCACCGAGCGCGTCGTGGTCAGCCAGCTGGTCCGCAGCCCGGGCGTCTACTACGACTCGTCCATCGACAAGGCCACCGAGAAGACCCTGCACGCGGTCAAGGTCATCCCCGGCCGCGGTGCGTGGCTCGAGTTCGACATCGACAAGCGCGACACCGTCGGCGTCCGCATCGACCGCAAGCGCCGCCAGCCGGTCACCGTGCTGCTCAAGGCGCTCGGCCTGACCGCCGACGAGATCCGCGAGCGCTTCGGCTTCTCCGAGATCATGATGTCCACGCTGGAGAAGGACCCCACGTCCAACTCCGACGAGGCGCTGCTCGAGGTCTACCGCAAGCTGCGTCCGGGCGAGCCGCCGACCAAGGAGTCGGCCGAGGCCCTCCTGGAGAACCTGTTCTTCAAGGAGAAGCGCTACGACCTCGCCCGCGTCGGCCGCTACAAGATCAACAAGAAGCTCGGCCTGACCGACAACCCGATGAACGGTCCGGCAACGCTGACGACCGACGACATCGTCGCGATCGTCGAGTACCTGGTGCGCCTGCACGACGCCGACCCGCACACCACGCCGCTGGCGAAGGTGGCCGGGCCGGACAGCCTCGAGGTGCCGATCGAGGTCGACGACATCGACCACTTCGGCAACCGTCGTATCCGCACCGTCGGCGAGCTGATCCAGAACCAGATCCGCGTCGGCCTGTCGCGCATGGAGCGCGTCGTGCGCGAGCGCATGACGACCCAGGACGTCGAGGCGATCACGCCGCAGACCCTGATCAACATCCGTCCCGTGGTGGCGGCGATCAAGGAGTTCTTCGGCACCAGCCAGCTGTCGCAGTTCATGGACCAGAACAACCCGCTCGCGGGTCTGGGCCACAAGCGCCGCCTCAACGCGCTCGGCCCGGGTGGTCTGTCGCGTGAGCGCGCCGGCCTCGAGGTCCGCGACGTCCACCCGTCGCACTACGGCCGCATGTGTCCGATCGAGACCCCGGAAGGCCCGAACATCGGCCTGATCGGCAACCTCGCCGTCTTCGCGCGGGTCAACCCGTTCGGATTCATCGAGACGCCGTACCGCAAGGTCGTCGACGGCCGCGTGACCGACGAGATCGAGTACATGACCGCCGACGAGGAGGACCGCTTCCTCATCGGCCAGGCCAACACCAACTACGACGAGAACGGCCGCATCACCGATGAGCGCGTCCTCGTCCGCGTCAAGGGCGCCGAGGTCGAGTACGTCCCGGCCGCGTCGGTCGAGTACATCGACGTCAGCCCGCGCCAGATGGTGTCGGTCGCGACCGCGATGATCCCGTTCCTCGAGCACGACGACGCCAACCGCGCCCTGATGGGTGCGAACATGCAGCGCCAGGCGGTGCCGCTGGTCAAGTCCGAGGCGCCGCTGGTCGGTACCGGCATGGAGTTGCGTGCCGCCGTCGACGGTGGTGACGTGATCGTGTCGACCCGTACCGGCGTGGTGGAAGAGGTTTCGGCCGACTACATCACCGTCATGGACGACGACGGCACCCGCGAGAGCTACCAGCTGCGCAAGTTCGAGCGCTCCAACCACGGCACGTGCGCCAACCAGCGCCCGATCGTCGACGAGGGGCAGCGCGTCGAGGCCGGCCAGGTGCTGGCCGACGGTCCGTGCACCGATGACGGCGAGATGGCGCTGGGCAAGAACCTGCTCGTCGCGATCATGCCGTGGGAGGGTCACAACTACGAGGACGCGATCATCCTGAGCCAGCGCCTCGTCGAGGAGGACACCCTCACCTCGATCCACATCGAGGAGCACGAGATCGACGCCCGCGACACCAAGCTCGGTGCCGAGGAGATCACCCGGGACATCCCGAACGTCTCCGACGAGGTCCTCGCCGACCTCGACGAGCGCGGCATCGTGCGCATCGGTGCCGAGGTCCGTGACGGCGACGTCCTCGTCGGCAAGGTCACCCCGAAGGGTGAGACCGAGCTGACCCCGGAGGAGCGCCTGCTGCGCGCGATCTTCGGTGAGAAGGCGCGCGAGGTCCGCGACACGTCGCTGAAGGTTCCGCACGGCGAGACCGGCAAGGTCATCGGCGTCCGCGTCTTCAGCCGCGACGACGACGACGATCTGCCCCCGGGCGTCAACGAGCTCGTCCGCGTGTACGTGGCGCAGAAGCGCAAGATCTCCGACGGCGACAAGCTCGCCGGCCGCCACGGCAACAAGGGCGTCATCGGCAAGATCCTCCCGGCCGAGGACATGCCGTTCCTGCCCGACGGCACGCCGGTCGACATCATCCTGAACACCCACGGTGTTCCGCGTCGTATGAACATCGGCCAGATCCTGGAGACCCACCTCGGGTGGATCGCCAAGGCCGGCTGGAACATCGACGTCGCCGCGGGCGTGCCCGACTGGGCGTCGAAGCTGCCCGAGGAGATGTACTCCGCGGAGCCCGACACCCTCACCGCGACGCCGGTCTTCGACGGCGCCCAGGAGGAGGAGCTAACCGGTCTGCTCGCCTCGACGCTGCCCAACCGCGACGGCGACGTCATGGTCAACGGCGACGGCAAGGCGATGCTGTTCGACGGCCGCTCCGGCGAGCCGTTCCCGTACCCGGTGGCGGTCGGCTACATGTACATCATCAAGCTGCACCACCTCGTCGACGACAAGATCCACGCCCGGTCGACCGGTCCGTACTCGATGATCACCCAGCAGCCGCTCGGCGGTAAGGCCCAGTTCGGTGGCCAGCGCTTCGGTGAGATGGAGTGCTGGGCCATGCAGGCCTACGGTGCGGCGTACACGCTGCAGGAGCTGCTGACGATCAAGTCCGACGACGTCGTCGGTCGAGTCAAGGTCTACGAGGCCATCGTCAAGGGCGAGAACATCCCCGAGCCGGGTATCCCGGAATCGTTCAAGGTGCTGCTGAAGGAGCTTCAGTCGCTCTGCCTGAACGTCGAGGTGCTCTCCAGCGACGGCGCGGCCATCACGATGGCCGACAACGACGACGAGGACCTCGAACGTGCGGCGGCCAACCTCGGGATCAACCTGTCCCGAAACGAGTCGGCCAGCATCGACGACCTCGCCAACTGA
- a CDS encoding DNA polymerase IV, giving the protein MGTRRILHVDLDQFQVSVERRRSPELAGVPVIVGGDGDPTQPRKVVTCASYEARAQGVRAGMPLRAAYRKMPDAVYLPLDTDAYDDASAEVMTVLRGFGPVEVWGWDEAYLGADDLDDAAAAQLARDVIDTIAGHTGLPASIGISDNKQRAKMATNFAKRADADAGPRVFRLDADNWGEMMGGQPTRELWSVGPKTAAKLATIGVTTVDELVATPKDDLIATFGPHQGNWLYVLCRGGGDSTITVEPWEAKSHSHSRTFPTDLVEPGELHAAVDDLTAEVLRHVRDEGRIVFRVAVTVRTATFYTRTKSRKLAAPTVDVEQIGPPVHALLDDFDLDRPVRVLGVRLDLVPTED; this is encoded by the coding sequence GTGGGCACACGGCGGATCCTGCACGTCGACCTGGACCAGTTCCAGGTCTCGGTGGAACGCCGGCGCAGCCCGGAACTGGCCGGGGTGCCCGTCATCGTCGGCGGGGACGGCGACCCGACCCAGCCCCGCAAGGTGGTGACGTGCGCGTCATATGAGGCCCGCGCGCAGGGGGTGCGTGCCGGGATGCCGTTGCGCGCGGCCTATCGGAAGATGCCCGACGCGGTCTACCTCCCGCTGGACACCGACGCCTACGACGATGCTTCGGCCGAGGTGATGACGGTCCTGCGCGGGTTCGGCCCGGTGGAGGTGTGGGGCTGGGACGAGGCGTATCTGGGCGCCGACGACCTCGACGATGCGGCCGCCGCACAGCTGGCCCGCGACGTCATCGACACGATCGCCGGGCACACCGGGCTCCCCGCGTCGATCGGGATCAGCGACAACAAGCAGCGGGCCAAGATGGCGACGAACTTCGCCAAGCGCGCCGACGCCGATGCCGGGCCGCGGGTCTTCCGGCTCGACGCCGACAACTGGGGCGAGATGATGGGGGGCCAGCCGACGCGGGAGTTGTGGAGCGTCGGGCCCAAGACCGCGGCGAAGCTGGCGACGATCGGGGTGACCACCGTCGACGAGCTGGTCGCCACCCCCAAGGACGATCTGATCGCGACTTTCGGCCCCCACCAAGGCAATTGGCTCTACGTGTTGTGCCGCGGCGGTGGGGATTCGACGATCACCGTCGAACCGTGGGAGGCGAAATCGCATTCGCATTCGCGGACGTTCCCGACCGACCTGGTCGAACCCGGCGAGCTGCACGCCGCCGTCGACGACCTCACCGCCGAGGTACTGCGCCACGTGCGCGACGAGGGGCGGATCGTCTTCCGCGTCGCGGTGACGGTGCGGACGGCGACCTTCTACACGCGCACCAAGTCGCGCAAGCTCGCCGCGCCCACCGTCGACGTCGAGCAGATCGGCCCGCCGGTGCACGCCCTGCTCGACGACTTCGACCTGGACCGCCCGGTGCGCGTGCTCGGCGTCCGGCTCGACCTGGTCCCCACCGAGGACTGA
- a CDS encoding MlaD family protein: MRWIRTAAVATAAVTSVGLLASCSGIRNIPLPGGVNVGANPVTYKVKFDDILDLVPQSLVKKDGIVVGRVTDISIEPDEWQATVKLLVRNEVKLSDQVHAAVQQTALLGEKFVGLSEPADAKNAPPQNPAVAITGLDAQGHPRTRTATDIEQVLGALSMLLNNGGLNQLKPIVSELTKALDTATVMQTGPDGKPHPVNKTRSLLLQTNKLITNLNKQRDDIVTAIEGLSRLSTRASAQTDQIEQILEQLPAGVQVLESQRPQFVDLLTKLDKLGVVGTQVLGKSREAIISDLKALRPILSSLAKSMPDLITAAPLMLTVPFPDWLTPAAKGDSVNLFMTLDLRLLNQLEALGVGQGAPIYSPPKARHIPVDRANPYYKGNGPRWGWPSVGLLPPPPNSRIGPWTPPSYGGYRPDLPFPASKPEQRKRRPQYIVLTPSQPGQSVVEGPLSMLGGR, translated from the coding sequence ATGCGCTGGATCCGTACCGCCGCCGTGGCGACCGCCGCCGTGACGAGCGTCGGCCTGCTGGCTTCGTGCAGCGGCATTCGCAACATCCCGCTGCCGGGTGGGGTGAACGTCGGCGCCAATCCGGTCACCTACAAGGTGAAGTTCGACGACATTCTCGACCTGGTGCCGCAGTCGCTGGTCAAGAAGGACGGCATCGTCGTCGGGCGCGTCACCGACATCAGCATCGAGCCCGACGAGTGGCAGGCCACCGTCAAGCTGCTGGTCCGCAACGAGGTGAAGCTGTCCGACCAGGTGCACGCGGCCGTCCAGCAGACGGCGCTGCTCGGCGAGAAGTTCGTCGGGCTCAGCGAGCCGGCCGACGCCAAGAACGCCCCACCGCAGAACCCGGCGGTGGCGATCACCGGCCTGGACGCGCAGGGCCACCCGCGCACCCGGACGGCCACCGATATCGAGCAGGTCCTCGGCGCGTTGTCGATGTTGCTCAACAACGGCGGGCTCAACCAGCTCAAGCCGATCGTCTCGGAGTTGACCAAGGCGCTGGACACGGCGACGGTCATGCAGACCGGTCCCGACGGAAAGCCCCACCCGGTCAACAAGACCCGCAGTTTGCTGCTCCAGACGAACAAGCTGATCACGAATCTGAACAAGCAGCGCGACGACATCGTCACGGCGATCGAGGGACTGTCGCGGCTGTCGACGCGGGCGTCGGCGCAGACCGATCAGATCGAGCAGATCCTCGAGCAGTTGCCGGCCGGCGTCCAGGTGCTGGAGTCCCAGCGCCCGCAGTTCGTCGACCTGCTGACCAAGCTCGACAAGCTCGGCGTGGTCGGCACCCAGGTGCTCGGCAAGTCGCGCGAGGCGATCATCTCCGATCTCAAGGCGCTGCGCCCGATCCTGTCGTCGCTGGCCAAGTCGATGCCCGACTTGATCACTGCGGCACCGCTGATGCTGACCGTCCCGTTCCCGGATTGGCTGACGCCGGCCGCGAAGGGCGACTCGGTCAACCTGTTCATGACGCTGGACCTGCGGCTGCTCAACCAGCTGGAGGCGTTGGGCGTCGGCCAGGGGGCACCGATCTACTCGCCGCCGAAGGCCCGCCACATCCCGGTGGACCGCGCCAACCCGTACTACAAGGGCAACGGCCCGCGGTGGGGCTGGCCGTCGGTCGGCCTGCTTCCGCCGCCGCCGAATTCGCGGATCGGTCCGTGGACCCCGCCGTCGTACGGCGGGTACCGGCCGGATCTGCCGTTCCCGGCGTCGAAGCCCGAACAGCGCAAGCGCCGTCCGCAGTACATCGTGCTGACCCCGTCCCAGCCGGGACAGTCGGTCGTGGAGGGCCCGTTGTCGATGCTGGGAGGCCGCTGA
- a CDS encoding DNA-directed RNA polymerase subunit beta' codes for MLDVNYFDELKIGLATADDIHNWSYGEVKKPETINYRTLKPEKDGLFCEKIFGPTRDWECYCGKYKRVRFKGIICERCGVEVTRAKVRRERMGHIELAAPVTHIWYFKGVPSRLGYLLDLAPKDLEKIIYFAAYVITAVDEELRHNELSTLESEIKVERKTLEDDRDVALNDRQTKLEADLAELEAEGAKSDAKRKVKDAAEREMRRMRDAAQRQLDELDEIWDRFTKLKPGELIVDEKVYRELEGRFGEYFTGAMGAEAIKKLLEDFDIDAEAESLREIIRTGKGQKKLRALKRLKVVAAFQQSGNSPLGMVLDAVPVIPPELRPMVQLDGGRFATSDLNDLYRRVINRNNRLKRLLDLGAPEIIVNNEKRMLQESVDALFDNGRRGRPVTGPGNRPLKSLSDLLKGKQGRFRQNLLGKRVDYSGRSVIVVGPQLKLHQCGLPKLMALELFKPFVMKRLVDLNQAQNIKSAKRMVERQRPAVWDVLEEVIAEHPVLLNRAPTLHRLGIQAFEPQLVEGKAIQLHPLVCEAFNADFDGDQMAVHLPLSAEAQAEARILMLSSNNILSPASGRPLAMPRLDMVTGLFYLTTIKEGLDGEYREATKDDVERGVYSSPAEAIMAVDRGAITVQTQIKIRLTDQRPSAEIEAEQFPDGWAYGQPWEIVTSLGRVLFNELLPVEYPFVNEQMPKKRQAVIINDLAERYPMIVVAQTVDKLKDVGFYWATRSGVTVAMSDVLVPPNKAEILDKYEERADGLEKKFQRGALTPDERRDALVEIWKQATEEVGKAMEEHYPADNPIVMIPMSGATGNLTQVRNLSGMKGLVTNPKGEFIPRPIKSSFREGLTVAEYFINTHGARKGLADTALRTADSGYLTRRLVDVSQDVIVRETDCGTDRGITVPLGERQPDGSIIRDAHVETSAYARTLAADAVDAKGNVIIERGHDLGDPAIAALLEAGIAEVKVRSVLTCDTGTGVCAHCYGRSMATGKLVDIGEAVGIIAAQSIGEPGTQLTMRTFHQGGVGDDITGGLPRVQELFEARVPKGKAPIAEVAGRIRLEDDDRFYKITIIPDDGSDEVPVEKISKRQRLRVFKHEDGSERLLADGDHVELGQQLMEGAADPHEVLRVMGPRQVQVHLVNEVQEVYRSQGVSIHDKHIETIVRQMLRRVQIIESGATEFLPGSLVERVEFESENRRVVGEGGEPASGRPVLMGITKASLATDSWLSAASFQETTRVLTDAAINSRSDKLIGLKENVIIGKLIPAGTGINRYRNIQVEPTEEARAAAYAVPSYDDTYYSPDGTFGAPAGAAVPLDDYGYGDYNI; via the coding sequence GTGCTCGACGTTAACTACTTCGACGAACTGAAGATCGGCCTGGCCACGGCCGATGACATCCACAACTGGTCCTACGGCGAGGTCAAGAAGCCCGAGACCATCAACTACCGCACGCTCAAGCCCGAGAAGGACGGCCTGTTCTGCGAGAAGATCTTCGGACCGACTCGCGACTGGGAGTGCTATTGCGGCAAGTACAAGCGCGTCCGCTTCAAGGGCATCATCTGTGAGCGCTGCGGCGTCGAGGTGACCCGCGCCAAGGTGCGCCGCGAGCGGATGGGCCACATCGAGCTGGCTGCCCCGGTCACCCACATCTGGTACTTCAAGGGCGTTCCGTCGCGCTTGGGCTACCTGCTGGACCTGGCGCCGAAGGATCTCGAGAAGATCATCTACTTCGCCGCCTACGTGATCACCGCCGTCGACGAGGAGCTGCGCCACAACGAGCTCTCCACGCTGGAGTCGGAGATCAAGGTCGAGCGCAAGACGCTCGAGGACGACCGCGACGTCGCACTCAACGACCGGCAGACCAAGCTGGAGGCCGACCTGGCCGAGCTCGAGGCCGAGGGCGCCAAGTCCGACGCCAAGCGCAAGGTCAAGGATGCCGCCGAGCGCGAGATGCGCCGCATGCGCGACGCCGCGCAGCGCCAGCTCGACGAGCTCGACGAGATCTGGGACCGCTTCACCAAGTTGAAGCCGGGCGAGCTCATCGTCGACGAGAAGGTCTACCGCGAGCTCGAGGGCCGGTTCGGTGAATACTTCACCGGCGCCATGGGTGCCGAGGCGATCAAGAAGCTCCTCGAGGACTTCGACATCGACGCCGAGGCCGAGTCGCTGCGCGAGATCATCCGCACCGGCAAGGGCCAGAAGAAGCTGCGCGCGCTCAAGCGGCTCAAGGTCGTCGCGGCGTTCCAGCAGTCGGGCAACTCGCCGCTGGGCATGGTCCTCGACGCCGTTCCGGTGATCCCGCCGGAGCTGCGCCCGATGGTCCAGCTTGACGGTGGCCGCTTCGCCACGTCGGACCTCAACGACCTGTACCGCCGTGTCATCAACCGCAACAACCGCCTCAAGCGACTGCTCGATCTGGGTGCGCCCGAGATCATCGTCAACAACGAGAAGCGGATGCTGCAGGAGTCGGTGGACGCGCTGTTCGACAACGGCCGGCGCGGCCGTCCGGTCACCGGGCCGGGCAACCGCCCGCTGAAGTCGCTGAGCGATCTGCTCAAGGGCAAGCAGGGCCGCTTCCGCCAGAACCTGCTGGGCAAGCGCGTCGACTACTCGGGCCGTTCGGTCATCGTCGTCGGCCCGCAGCTCAAGCTGCACCAGTGTGGTCTGCCGAAGCTGATGGCCCTCGAGCTGTTCAAGCCGTTCGTGATGAAGCGCCTCGTCGACCTGAACCAGGCGCAGAACATCAAGTCCGCCAAGCGGATGGTCGAGCGCCAGCGCCCGGCCGTGTGGGACGTCCTCGAAGAGGTCATTGCCGAGCACCCGGTGCTGCTGAACCGTGCCCCGACGCTGCACCGCCTGGGTATCCAGGCCTTCGAGCCGCAGCTCGTCGAGGGCAAGGCCATCCAGCTGCACCCGCTGGTGTGTGAGGCCTTCAACGCCGACTTCGACGGTGACCAGATGGCCGTGCACCTTCCGCTGAGCGCGGAGGCGCAGGCCGAGGCCCGGATCCTGATGCTCTCGAGCAACAACATCCTGTCCCCGGCGTCGGGTCGCCCGCTGGCGATGCCGCGTCTGGACATGGTGACCGGTCTCTTCTACCTGACCACCATCAAGGAGGGTCTGGACGGCGAGTACCGCGAGGCCACCAAGGACGACGTCGAGCGCGGCGTGTACTCGAGCCCGGCCGAGGCCATCATGGCCGTCGACCGCGGTGCGATCACCGTGCAGACGCAGATCAAGATCCGGTTGACCGATCAGCGTCCGTCGGCCGAGATCGAGGCCGAGCAGTTCCCCGACGGGTGGGCCTACGGCCAGCCGTGGGAGATCGTCACCAGCCTGGGCCGCGTGCTGTTCAACGAGCTGCTCCCCGTGGAGTACCCGTTCGTCAACGAGCAGATGCCGAAGAAGCGCCAGGCCGTGATCATCAACGATCTGGCCGAGCGCTACCCGATGATCGTCGTCGCGCAGACCGTCGACAAGCTGAAGGACGTCGGCTTCTACTGGGCCACCCGCTCGGGTGTCACCGTCGCCATGTCCGACGTGCTCGTGCCGCCGAACAAGGCGGAGATCCTCGACAAGTACGAGGAGCGGGCCGACGGGCTGGAAAAGAAGTTCCAGCGCGGTGCGTTGACCCCCGACGAGCGTCGTGACGCCCTGGTGGAGATCTGGAAGCAGGCCACCGAGGAAGTCGGTAAGGCCATGGAGGAGCACTACCCGGCCGACAACCCGATCGTCATGATCCCGATGTCGGGTGCCACCGGTAACCTCACCCAGGTCCGCAACCTGTCGGGCATGAAGGGTCTGGTGACCAACCCGAAGGGTGAGTTCATCCCGCGGCCGATCAAGTCCTCGTTCCGCGAGGGCCTGACCGTGGCGGAGTACTTCATCAACACCCACGGTGCCCGTAAGGGTCTGGCCGACACCGCGCTTCGTACCGCGGACTCGGGTTACCTGACGCGTCGACTCGTCGACGTCAGCCAGGACGTCATTGTCCGCGAGACCGACTGTGGCACCGACCGCGGCATCACCGTGCCGCTGGGCGAGCGCCAGCCGGACGGCTCGATCATCCGCGACGCGCATGTCGAGACGAGTGCGTACGCCCGCACGCTGGCCGCCGACGCGGTCGACGCGAAGGGCAACGTGATCATCGAGCGCGGTCACGACCTGGGCGACCCGGCGATCGCAGCCCTGCTCGAGGCCGGCATCGCCGAGGTCAAGGTCCGCTCCGTGCTGACCTGTGACACCGGTACCGGTGTGTGTGCGCACTGCTACGGCCGTTCGATGGCGACCGGCAAGCTCGTCGACATCGGCGAGGCCGTCGGTATCATCGCGGCCCAGTCGATCGGTGAGCCCGGCACGCAGCTGACGATGCGTACCTTCCACCAGGGTGGCGTCGGTGACGACATCACCGGTGGTCTGCCGCGTGTCCAGGAGCTGTTCGAGGCCCGTGTCCCCAAGGGCAAGGCCCCGATCGCCGAGGTCGCCGGCCGGATCCGCCTCGAGGACGACGATCGGTTCTACAAGATCACGATCATCCCCGACGACGGTTCGGACGAGGTGCCGGTGGAGAAGATCTCCAAGCGCCAGCGTCTGCGCGTCTTCAAGCACGAGGACGGCAGCGAGCGTCTGCTCGCCGACGGTGACCACGTCGAGCTCGGCCAGCAGCTCATGGAGGGTGCGGCTGACCCGCACGAGGTCCTCCGCGTCATGGGCCCGCGCCAGGTGCAGGTCCACCTCGTCAACGAGGTGCAGGAGGTGTACCGGAGCCAGGGTGTGTCGATCCACGACAAGCACATCGAGACGATCGTGCGCCAGATGCTGCGCCGCGTGCAGATCATCGAGTCGGGTGCTACGGAGTTCCTGCCCGGTTCGCTGGTGGAGCGCGTCGAGTTCGAGTCGGAGAACCGTCGGGTCGTCGGCGAGGGCGGCGAGCCCGCGTCGGGCCGCCCGGTGCTGATGGGTATCACCAAGGCGTCGCTGGCCACCGACTCGTGGCTGTCGGCGGCGTCCTTCCAGGAGACCACCCGTGTGCTCACCGATGCGGCCATCAACAGCCGCAGCGACAAGCTCATCGGTCTCAAGGAGAACGTCATCATCGGTAAGCTCATCCCGGCCGGTACCGGTATCAACCGCTACCGCAACATCCAGGTGGAGCCGACCGAGGAGGCCCGGGCCGCGGCGTACGCGGTGCCGAGTTACGACGACACCTACTACAGCCCGGACGGCACTTTCGGTGCCCCCGCCGGTGCTGCGGTGCCGCTGGACGACTACGGCTACGGCGACTACAACATCTAG